Genomic DNA from Haloplanus sp. HW8-1:
CCGGAGCGGCGCGGGCGTCGCCAGCGCGGCCGCCGCCCTGGACGCCCTGTGGCCCGAGGGGTACCGCGAGACCTACGAGCGCGCGCAGTCGAATGCGGCGTGGATCGCCGACGAACTCGACGCCCGGGGGTTCGACGTCGTCGATCCCGTCCTGCCGCTGGTTGCGGTCGACCTGCCCGGGCACCTGTTCGACGCGCTGACCGAGCGTGGGTGGCGCCTCTCGCGGACCGCCCGCGGGGAGCTTCGACTCGTCTGTATGCCCCACGTCACTCGGGAGACGTTGCGCGAGTTCGTCCGGGACCTCGACGCGTGTCGCGATGCCCACTGAGTCGGGCGGTCGGCGGAACCTGAAAGACTTACGTCGCCCCCGTGGGAGAGTGGGGTGTGGAGACATTGGTCCCCCTCGTCGCGTTCGACCCTCCCGGACTCCACTGGTTGACGCGCCTCGTCGAGACGGCCACCGGCTGGGGCGGTCTCGCGATCATCTTCGTCTACTCGTTTCTCATCGCGTTCGCGCTCCCGGGCGTCAGCGAGGTGGTCCTGCTCGCCCCGCTCGACCTCGGTCTGTCGACCGAACTCCGACTGACGATCATTATCGTCGTCTCGGCGCTCGGCAAGGCCGCCGGCAGCGTCTTCGCCTTTCACATCGGACAGGAGGCCAAGGAGTCCGGCCCGCTGATCCGGTGGCTCCGGAACTCCCGCTTCGACGTGATCGGGTGGTCTGAACGCCGGACCGTCGAACTCGCGCGTCGCTGGGGCTACGCCGGCCTCGCGGTCGCGCTTTCGGTCCCCTTCTTCCCCGACACGCTCTCCATCTACGCGTTCGCTGTGTTGGAGGAGGATTACCTGCGCTTCGCGGCGGCGACTTTCGCCGGGAGCGTGGGGCGGTTGCTGGTGACACTTGGGTTGAGCGCCGGCGTGGTGGCCATCGTCTGAGGCGCGCGGTCGCCGCCGCCCGGGGCGGACCGACGCTCAGTCGCCCCGGAGGCGCTGGAGTTCGTTTCGCAACAACAGCACCGACTCGAACCGGTCGCCTTTCTCCTTTTCGAGTGCCGTGAGGAGCACGTCGTCGAGTTCGGGCGGCAGGGCCGCCACCTCGCTCGGGGGCGCGGGCTCCTCGTTGAGCACGCGGTGCATCGCCTCGGCGGGGGCTGTACCCTCGAACGGCGGCCGTCCCGTGAACAGTTCGTACAGCACCGCGCCGAGCTGATAGACGTCCGTGATGTCGTCGGCCGCCCCCCGGTCCGTGTCGAACTGTTCGGGCGCGGCGTACTGGGGGGAGAGCCCCTCGACGCTCTGGGAGTGGTCGAGCAGGTGCTTCGAGAGCCCCCAGTCGGCGACCTTGGGGACGTCCCACGCGCCCTCCACGCCGCGGAAGAGGACGTTCGCCGGCTTGAGGTCGAGATGGGCGACCCCGCGCCGGTGGGCGTGCCGGACGCCTTTGGTGATCGCGACGGCGGTCCAGAGCGCCTGGTCGAACTCGAGGTCGCCCGCCCGCTCCGAGAGGTCACCCCCGTCCATGTACTCCATGGCGATCCAGGGGACCGGCTGGGCGCCGTAGTCCACGACGCCCACGACGTGGTCGTGATCGTCGAGTTTGTCCCACGTTTCCGCTTCGTCGAGCATTCGATCGATCGCGTCGGTGTGGAGGGTTCCGCTCATCCGTGGCCGCTTGATCGCGAGGGTCACGTCACCGTTCGTGGTAGGAAGGGTCGCCCGCACCACGTCTGCGTTGCCGCCGGCACCGATCGGCTCCTCGTCGGTCAGCGCGTCGTAGTCGACCCTCACCGCCGGCGCTCGCGGAATCCGCGTCGGGGGACCGCCGGTCAGCGACGCCTCCGCGTCGGCCAGGAGGGAAGCCCGCTCGGATTCGAGGGCCGCCACCGTCTCCTGCAGGTCGTCGAAGCCCATCTCGCCGGCCCGGTCACCGAGGGCGCTGATTCGCGATTCGAGGGTCGACAGGCGCTCGCTGGCCCGTTCGGGGTCGTCGTCGACGCGGTCGGCGGCGTGGTCGAGGTCCGCCCGCAGCGCGTCGCGGCGGGCGGTCAGGCGGTCCCGACGGATCTCCCGACGGTCGTCGTCGACGGCCGTCAGTCGCCCCTCCGCCTTGCCGGCGTCGAGTCGGTCGGTCGAGCGCGCGGCATCGAGGGCGTCGAGGTACGCCGTCTCGGCGTCGTCGAGCCTCGCGAGCGCCTCGCGGTGGTCGCCGCGGTCGGCCAACGCCGCCGCCTCCTGCCGGCGCTCGTCGCCCGTTTCGAGGGCGTCGGCGTGTGTGTCGACGCCCGGTGGTGGCGAGTCGTCGACGACGGCGGCTCCCGCCGACCCTCCGCCCGGGGACCCCGTGTCGACGCCGCCCGATCCGGGGCCGTCGTCCGGGGTGGTCGCCGTCCGCGTCCCGCCGCCCGAGGTGTCCGCCGCCCGCGTCCCGCCGCCCGGCCGGTCGTCGGCGTCGGACTCCGTACTTCCCTGTCGCCGCCAGTACCAGAGCCCACCGAGGGCGGCGATGCCGCCACCGAGGGTGAGAATCGCTTCGGTCTGGCCGCTGCCGCCCGTGTCGCCACCGCCACCGCCACCGCCTCCGCCGCCCTCGCCGTCGCCGAACTCGTCGTCCGCGGGGACCGGGGTCGCCGTCGGCTCCGGCGTCGGCTCCGGCGTCGGCGTCGCGGTCTCGCCGGTCAGCGCGTACACGTTGCTGTCGTTGGCACCGATGTAGACGGTGCCGTTCGCCACCGCGGGCGACGAGACGACCGACTCCTCGCCCGTCCCGAAGGACCACTGCTCCGTCCCGTCGTCCGCCGACACCCCCACCACCTTTCCGCTGTCGTCGCCGACGTAGACGGTGCCGTCGACGACGGCCGGCGACGAACTCGGTCCGAACCCCGTATCGAACGACCAGCGTTCGGTGCCGTCGTCGGCGTCCAGTGCGTACAGATGGTCGTCCCAACTCCCGACGTAGACGGTGCCGTTGGCGACCGCCGGCGACGACTTTATGGTGTCGTCGGTCTCGAACGACCAGCGTTCGGTGCCGTCGTCGGCGTCCAGTGCGTACACGCTGTTGTCGCCGCTCCCGATGTAGAGCGTGCCGTCGACGACCGCGGGCGACGACTCCCATATCCTGTCGCCGGTCTCGAACGACCAGCGTTCCCGTCCGGTGTCCGCGTCGAGCGCGTACACGGTGCTATCGCCGCTGCCGATGTAGACGGTGCCGCCCACGACGGCCGGCGACGAGCGGACCGACGCCCCCGTTTCGAACGTCCAGCGTTCCCGTCCGGTGTCCGCATCGAGCGCGTACACCCGGCCGTTGCTGGACCCGACGTAGAGGGTGCCGTCGACGACCGTCGGCGACGAGTCGATGTCGTTCGGCCCCGACGCCGATTCCGAGAGATACTGCCACTGCTCCTCGCCGTCCGCCGCGTCCAGCGCGTACACGGAGTCGTCACTGCTTCCGATGTAGACGGTGCCGTCGGCGACCGCCGGCGACGACGTGACGCCGCCGTTCGTGACAAATCGCCACTCCTCGGTGCCGTCGTCGATGTCCACCGCGTACACCGTGTTGTCGACCTTCCGTCCGACGTAGAGCGTGCCGTCCACGACGGCCGGCGACGACCACTCCGCTCCGTCTTCTCCCAGGTTTTCCGACGTCTCGAAGACCCACTCCGGGGAGACGTCGGCTACCGGTCCGACGTTGCCCGGTGCGTTCCCCGTCCGCGAGTCGTCGTACCTGAACTGCGGCCACGACTCGCCGGTCTGACCGGTCGCGACGTCGGCAGTCCCCGACACCAGCGCCCCTCCGACCAGCGAGCCACCGATCGTCCGCAGCGTCCCCCGACGCGTCCACTCCGTCCCCGAATCGGCCATTACGTCACCGTGTCAC
This window encodes:
- a CDS encoding YqaA family protein, coding for MVPLVAFDPPGLHWLTRLVETATGWGGLAIIFVYSFLIAFALPGVSEVVLLAPLDLGLSTELRLTIIIVVSALGKAAGSVFAFHIGQEAKESGPLIRWLRNSRFDVIGWSERRTVELARRWGYAGLAVALSVPFFPDTLSIYAFAVLEEDYLRFAAATFAGSVGRLLVTLGLSAGVVAIV
- a CDS encoding PQQ-binding-like beta-propeller repeat protein translates to MADSGTEWTRRGTLRTIGGSLVGGALVSGTADVATGQTGESWPQFRYDDSRTGNAPGNVGPVADVSPEWVFETSENLGEDGAEWSSPAVVDGTLYVGRKVDNTVYAVDIDDGTEEWRFVTNGGVTSSPAVADGTVYIGSSDDSVYALDAADGEEQWQYLSESASGPNDIDSSPTVVDGTLYVGSSNGRVYALDADTGRERWTFETGASVRSSPAVVGGTVYIGSGDSTVYALDADTGRERWSFETGDRIWESSPAVVDGTLYIGSGDNSVYALDADDGTERWSFETDDTIKSSPAVANGTVYVGSWDDHLYALDADDGTERWSFDTGFGPSSSPAVVDGTVYVGDDSGKVVGVSADDGTEQWSFGTGEESVVSSPAVANGTVYIGANDSNVYALTGETATPTPEPTPEPTATPVPADDEFGDGEGGGGGGGGGGDTGGSGQTEAILTLGGGIAALGGLWYWRRQGSTESDADDRPGGGTRAADTSGGGTRTATTPDDGPGSGGVDTGSPGGGSAGAAVVDDSPPPGVDTHADALETGDERRQEAAALADRGDHREALARLDDAETAYLDALDAARSTDRLDAGKAEGRLTAVDDDRREIRRDRLTARRDALRADLDHAADRVDDDPERASERLSTLESRISALGDRAGEMGFDDLQETVAALESERASLLADAEASLTGGPPTRIPRAPAVRVDYDALTDEEPIGAGGNADVVRATLPTTNGDVTLAIKRPRMSGTLHTDAIDRMLDEAETWDKLDDHDHVVGVVDYGAQPVPWIAMEYMDGGDLSERAGDLEFDQALWTAVAITKGVRHAHRRGVAHLDLKPANVLFRGVEGAWDVPKVADWGLSKHLLDHSQSVEGLSPQYAAPEQFDTDRGAADDITDVYQLGAVLYELFTGRPPFEGTAPAEAMHRVLNEEPAPPSEVAALPPELDDVLLTALEKEKGDRFESVLLLRNELQRLRGD